A region from the bacterium genome encodes:
- a CDS encoding ATP-dependent Clp protease ATP-binding subunit, whose amino-acid sequence MNIKSLHISTSRLYPIVVLDRMLSHRARHIIHYGIDTALIGLLVVAGGLYAINYFHMLNPDVAQKALLFAPRVIGAAFVLLAILLSVYLLEVFFRFLYFREGLMSWRTRGRGHEHDVLSFYVLKILHHAHNGDVTKSFLQSSVGTRILLRCGISDDARKDFLSRRNAILFDKPFPVDSQKVFGLRSLAQFLVYQDEELRDFLFKENAREGDFIGAAEWVIREHEDAKDKEAWWRKDHLASMPGIGKDWSYGEIYTLLRYAREVFENYSEHASALSAKDEREVRELESVLSRAQEANAFLVGEKGAGTIDIIYDFAQKIRNGSIGPQLEHKKVFMMNTDSLISSVQSKEEFEREFIALLDEAKRAGNIIIVFSDFPSFGISARSIGSDIVTLLDPYLITDKLQVIAVSDVDNFHNILEPNTALMSRFEKVIVTDPSSEEMMVILQRVAEGLEAHHKIFFTYSSIEEAFTSAQNYLSDGVLPDKAIDLLIELVPQIVEDKGYLIKRSDILALITRKTKIPVGEIKDAERSRLVNLERFLHERVVGQNEAVSLVSNAMRRARTGVRNMKRPIGSFLFLGPTGVGKTETAKALAEAFFGDETVISRLDMSEYQTSDALLRLIGNFEGEQVGALTKILKSKPYGVLLLDEFEKTNHEVLDLFLQVLDEGFFSDMRGKRVNARNVIIIATSNAGSDLIWEAGKNGGNLMDMKDEIVNTIIERGIFKPELLNRFDAVVLFHPLDVSHLSQIARVMLEKLKKRLHERGIDLVVNDDLVNAVIRHGTDPSFGARPMNRAIQEHVEQIIAEKIVRGEIKEGSRVLLSSEDLSPSVS is encoded by the coding sequence ATGAATATAAAATCGTTACATATTTCAACTAGTCGTCTGTATCCAATCGTGGTGCTTGATCGCATGCTTTCCCACCGCGCTCGACATATCATTCATTACGGAATAGATACAGCTCTCATTGGCCTTCTTGTGGTTGCGGGCGGGTTATATGCAATAAATTATTTTCATATGTTAAACCCTGATGTTGCACAAAAAGCCCTTCTTTTTGCTCCCCGTGTTATTGGAGCCGCGTTCGTGTTGCTGGCAATCCTTCTCTCGGTGTATCTTTTGGAAGTATTTTTTAGATTTTTATATTTTCGTGAAGGGCTCATGTCGTGGAGAACGCGGGGCAGAGGACACGAACATGATGTATTGAGTTTTTATGTGCTGAAAATTTTACACCACGCACATAATGGCGATGTAACTAAAAGTTTCTTGCAATCTTCTGTTGGCACAAGAATCTTACTCCGTTGCGGTATTTCAGATGATGCACGCAAGGATTTTCTTTCCCGTAGAAACGCAATATTGTTTGATAAGCCATTTCCCGTAGATTCCCAAAAAGTTTTCGGTTTGCGTTCATTGGCGCAGTTTCTGGTCTATCAGGACGAGGAGCTTCGAGATTTTCTTTTTAAGGAAAATGCCCGCGAGGGTGATTTTATTGGTGCTGCCGAATGGGTCATCCGAGAACATGAAGACGCAAAGGATAAGGAAGCATGGTGGAGAAAAGATCACCTTGCCTCCATGCCGGGGATTGGGAAGGACTGGTCATACGGTGAGATTTATACGCTTCTGCGTTATGCGCGAGAAGTTTTTGAAAACTATAGCGAGCACGCAAGCGCGTTATCTGCCAAGGATGAGCGTGAAGTTCGTGAGCTGGAAAGCGTTCTTTCGCGCGCGCAGGAGGCTAATGCATTTTTGGTGGGTGAAAAAGGCGCAGGGACTATTGACATCATTTACGATTTTGCTCAAAAGATCAGGAACGGATCAATTGGTCCCCAGCTCGAACATAAAAAAGTATTTATGATGAATACGGATTCACTCATTTCTTCTGTTCAAAGTAAGGAAGAGTTTGAGCGTGAATTTATCGCTCTCTTGGATGAGGCTAAGCGTGCGGGGAATATTATTATTGTATTTTCTGATTTTCCATCATTCGGGATTAGTGCCCGAAGTATTGGTTCTGATATCGTGACACTTCTCGATCCCTATCTTATTACAGACAAACTTCAGGTTATTGCCGTAAGTGATGTAGATAATTTTCACAATATCCTTGAGCCGAACACTGCGTTGATGTCGCGATTTGAAAAAGTGATTGTCACTGATCCGTCATCGGAGGAGATGATGGTAATTTTGCAACGTGTTGCAGAAGGACTTGAGGCTCACCATAAAATATTTTTTACATATTCATCAATCGAAGAGGCATTCACGAGTGCCCAAAATTATCTTTCCGATGGTGTTTTACCCGACAAGGCGATAGATCTTCTTATTGAGCTTGTTCCACAGATCGTGGAGGACAAGGGGTATTTAATAAAACGAAGTGATATTCTCGCTCTCATTACCCGAAAGACTAAAATTCCTGTAGGTGAGATTAAGGATGCCGAGAGAAGTAGGCTCGTGAACCTTGAGCGTTTTCTTCATGAGCGTGTTGTTGGTCAGAATGAGGCGGTGAGTCTCGTGTCAAATGCAATGCGTCGAGCTCGTACAGGAGTGCGTAATATGAAGCGACCTATCGGCTCATTTCTTTTCCTTGGACCCACTGGTGTGGGAAAAACGGAAACTGCAAAAGCATTAGCAGAAGCTTTTTTTGGAGATGAAACAGTGATATCCCGACTTGATATGTCTGAATATCAGACATCTGATGCGCTCCTGCGGCTCATTGGTAATTTTGAAGGAGAGCAAGTGGGAGCATTAACGAAAATACTCAAGAGTAAGCCTTATGGCGTGTTGCTCCTCGATGAATTTGAAAAAACAAATCACGAAGTGCTCGATCTGTTTCTTCAAGTTCTTGATGAAGGATTTTTCTCCGATATGCGGGGTAAACGGGTTAATGCGCGCAATGTTATTATTATCGCGACATCAAATGCGGGGAGCGATTTAATCTGGGAAGCGGGGAAGAATGGTGGAAATCTTATGGATATGAAAGATGAAATTGTGAATACAATCATTGAACGAGGTATTTTTAAGCCCGAGTTGCTCAATCGTTTTGATGCGGTGGTGCTATTTCATCCTCTTGATGTGAGTCATCTTTCGCAGATTGCCCGCGTGATGCTAGAAAAGTTGAAAAAGCGATTACACGAGCGTGGAATCGACCTTGTGGTGAATGATGATTTGGTCAATGCGGTGATTCGCCATGGAACGGATCCATCTTTTGGTGCGCGTCCGATGAATCGCGCGATACAGGAACACGTTGAGCAGATTATAGCAGAAAAAATTGTACGCGGAGAAATTAAGGAAGGTTCGCGAGTGTTACTCTCTTCGGAAGATCTTTCACCGTCCGTCTCTTAA
- the serS gene encoding serine--tRNA ligase: MLDIKFIRDNKELIQAGAKKKHIDFDADKLIAVDDKRRLILAEVEQMRTKQNEVSDIISSAPTEERVRLISTMKELKDELQKKEEELKEAMKEWQLLMVQVPNIPDMSVPDGVSDADNKEIRRWPVLSGVEGGEIPKLSFEPKTHYELMQKLNMVDLERGTKVAGFRGYFLKNDGALLSFALWQFAVDELVKEGFSPMIAPSLVRRETLMGTGYLPQGEEDLYKTQDGDYLSGTAEVATMGHFMDDVLLKTDLPKKIVSFSPCFRREAGSHGKDTKGLIRVHEFYKVEQVVLCEASHEESVKYHEALNQNAEHIMQKLGIPYHVVANCGGDLGLGQVKKYDIEAWMPSEKKYRETHSASYFHDFQTRRLNIRYRDDDGKLRFAHSLNATLMPTPRMLAALVENYQQADGSIAIPKVLEPYIKKSIIK; encoded by the coding sequence TTGAGCAGATGCGTACAAAACAAAACGAGGTAAGCGACATCATCAGCTCTGCGCCGACCGAAGAGCGCGTCCGGCTTATTTCGACCATGAAAGAGCTCAAAGACGAGCTTCAAAAGAAAGAAGAGGAATTAAAAGAGGCTATGAAAGAGTGGCAACTTCTTATGGTGCAAGTTCCCAACATTCCCGACATGTCGGTTCCTGACGGTGTGAGTGATGCTGATAATAAAGAGATACGGAGATGGCCTGTCCTGAGCGGAGTCGAAGGAGGAGAAATTCCCAAACTTTCATTCGAACCTAAAACCCACTATGAACTCATGCAGAAACTCAATATGGTTGATCTTGAACGCGGAACAAAGGTTGCCGGTTTCCGCGGATATTTCCTTAAGAATGACGGAGCGCTTCTTTCCTTTGCGTTGTGGCAGTTTGCCGTGGATGAATTGGTAAAAGAAGGCTTCAGTCCCATGATTGCGCCGTCCTTAGTGCGCCGCGAGACGCTTATGGGTACCGGTTATCTTCCGCAAGGCGAAGAAGATCTCTATAAAACTCAAGATGGCGATTATCTTTCCGGCACTGCGGAAGTCGCGACCATGGGGCACTTTATGGATGATGTGCTTCTTAAAACAGACCTTCCAAAAAAGATCGTTTCATTTTCTCCATGCTTTCGCCGTGAAGCGGGAAGTCATGGGAAAGACACTAAGGGTCTTATCCGTGTCCACGAATTTTATAAAGTAGAACAAGTGGTGCTCTGTGAAGCAAGTCACGAGGAGAGTGTTAAATACCATGAAGCGCTCAATCAAAACGCGGAGCATATTATGCAAAAACTCGGCATTCCATATCACGTGGTGGCGAATTGCGGTGGTGATCTTGGGTTGGGGCAGGTGAAAAAGTATGATATCGAGGCGTGGATGCCATCGGAGAAAAAATATCGCGAGACCCATTCAGCATCATATTTTCATGATTTTCAGACACGACGCTTGAATATTCGATACCGCGATGACGATGGGAAATTACGATTCGCACATTCACTTAATGCAACGTTAATGCCAACACCACGCATGCTAGCTGCTCTTGTTGAGAATTATCAACAAGCAGATGGAAGCATTGCGATTCCCAAAGTACTCGAACCGTATATAAAAAAAAGTATTATTAAATAG